Genomic window (Festucalex cinctus isolate MCC-2025b chromosome 7, RoL_Fcin_1.0, whole genome shotgun sequence):
TCTTAAATGTAcataatacactttaaaaaaaataattcagtacATCCCTTGAGTAAATTACTacttttgaggttttttttagtGTACATCAAGTTCAAATTTTTAACCCATTCAAATCATTATGACTTTAGAATGTTCAGCAtttctactgtaaaaaaaaaaaatatccacattCTCTGCGAGAAAATtcctaaattaaaataaatgaaaagattCTCACCTGATATATTAATCATAACTTCAAAATTTccaacatttcaaacatttttttttttccagattaccttaaaaaaataaaatcaaatcctGAACAAATGgagatataattttatttttaaatcacccCAAAGTCACAATCTCTGGACCAATTCAatgattttaatttaaaaatattccaaaaagttctttcaaaaaaaaaaaaaaaaaaatatatatatatatatatatatatatatatatatatatacatatttacaaTGTACATCAAGTTCACCATTTTCAAACCAATATAGATCATTCTAACTTCAGTGTTCAACATTTAAAGTCCTACTTTTTTAAACATTCCACATTAatacaaacatatttttttaaatcatttttttttttaaaggattttttttttacctcaaatttgaaaaatttcaacTGTCAAATGATTCAAATTCTAAAATGTTGAGCAACCCGCAATGTCTGCAGTTTACCTCAAAAAGCTCCAAAATAAAAGGAGAaatttgagtaatttttccaAAACATTTGTAAATTACTCTACATCATTTTCAGTCACATGCAATTTCAACCAAAATTGTAGTTCTAATAAATTCAAATGcaaatttgtgttgtttttgtaattaagtAGCAATGAAAAGCTCTCGGAAGTGTGGATGTCTCTCATCCTTGTTCTGTCCTGGTCCTGGTTTGTACGAGCAGCTTTGGGTTTCAGACTTTATCAGCCGGCTCACATGTCCGACAGAGGTCCAAAGAGCGGCATCAGATAATGTGTAGCGGAATCCTACTGACGGACGAAACGCCGGCCATGAGGAAACGGAGCACACTTGACACCAGAGCGCTTTCAGGGCTTCCCTGTCTTCTTCTTAATGATGCTTGACCCTCCCTGTGGCGCATCCCCAACGGCTGTCGTTGTGCTTTCTATGATGGCTGCTGTTTGTCTGCTCGGCAGCATGTCTCTGCCCAACGCCGAGAACGCGTCCAGCCTGGAGAACGCCATGCAGCTCATGATCCAGACCTTCCACAAGTATTCCGGCAACGAGGGCGACAAGTACACGCTGAGCAAGGCCGAGCTCAAGGACATGCTCACCACTGAGCTGGGCAACTACCTCGATGTAAGGAAGAGAAACGTGAACCCAAATGACAGCTTCTGTCTCtaattggttgtttttttgttttgaaattaataaaatgaaatagccaatttcccctttaaacattttatatgGAAACACCTAAATGCTCAACCAAATCATATAATAACAAAATTTTGTTAGCTTTGTGCTAACATATGCCAAATGGCATTAACAGGCTGGCAAAAATTAATATGATGTTATACCAACACATGGAGCAGCAATACATACAAACTTTTCTGCCCTGTGGGAACAACAAATATTACTGCAGGTTATAGTTGCGGATCGtctgttttgctttttgctCTTTTCTATCCTTgttttcatttccttttttttatctttttttttagcaacttATTTaccttttccttttatttttcatatttcctttttttcttttgtcttcatttctttatcttttccttttctttatctttttcttcattttgtcatacttattttttttcctttatttttcaaatttttatttcttcttttgcTTCCTCATTTGTCAACATCtttcaagtttttctttttcatttctttgtcattgtttaattttttttattattattatattttttttttaattctttttacattttgtactttatttgtgttttttcttctgctATGCTCACTGTACATTAAGTAAAACTCAGTGCTGCCCTGCAAGTTTGTGGCACTGTTTGGTACTACATTACAAGGCCCGCAATTCTTATTTTGGATCTGGTTGTATGCGGTTAATGACCATAacaaaaaactgacaaaaaaaatagtaattatattaaattaaaattccGCAATATGGTGGGGGTGCAACGGTGATATAATGCGGAACACTTTATCGTGGCCGCACTCTTACTTATAATGGATGAgggtgaaaaaacaaacaaacaaacaaaaaacctaaaTATTCTTTTCTATGCAGAAAGCCCAAGATAAGGAGGCTGTGGAAAATGTGATGTGTAGCCTGGACTCCAACGGGGATGGCGAGGTGGATTTCACTGAATTCATCTATCTGGTGGGTGCCCTCACTGTGGCCTGCAACGAGTTCTTCCTGGAGTTCAACGAAAAGCCCGGGAAGAAGTAGTGAAGGCTGCAAGGAGGAAAGACACACACAACGTACACACACATACTGCACATGTTTAATAGTGATTTGATTGACCGGTGTTGTCCTTTTGTCTGCAAATTCAATTCATGTTTACATTAGTCTGTTTCTGTTCATGCATTTTGTAACACTGTGGAATTCTCCCTGGAAAGAATAAATGTGATCTTTGTTCAAAGCATCCTGTTGTGGTTATCTATTGACATGAAATGGCCGCTAGGTGGCACTATGTGACCCTGGGACGAGATGATTGTGAACACAAGGATCAAAAGCTTTCACACATTTTCTCATTTAGATGGTGTGGCCAAACTTTTCAGTTGAAGTCAACTTTTGCTGCGTCAAAACCTGCGTAAATAGATTTCAAAGCGTCCAAGTGACCTTGGCTGTGGCATATAGCTGTGATCGTTTCAAATCCTGCCAGTGGAAAAATtactgtgtgcatgtgtatgtgtgtaaaaGTATGAAAAAGGAAGCAGAATATTAGAAAGCCAGGAaattgttctttctttctttctatcctGTGGCAGAGGATTAATGGGGAATGTGGGGAAAACCCAAAAGAGATTCCACTACACAGTAGCAATACAGATTGAACACAATCCTCtgttaaaatagcatttttttatgatttaaaaaacacaagtgaGGACTCGTTAGGAAATGTGGAAATTCATtgttgcacacacaaaaaccaaaatgtcctACTGGGCATCCTCCTCTTGTTTATGATCTGGAATGTGTAAATCAGAATGTCAGCaacattttccatttgtttcatttttcatttcaagcCAGCCTGGTCTCTGAATTTCTCTGAAAATTTTTCCTGAATGATTACCCCGTGCGTTGGGGTGTGATAAGAGCCGTTTACATCTTCTCTGTTCTGCTGGGAAAACGGTAAGTTTACatctgttcaatatttacaatgGCATAACCTTATTAGTGTGTTTAACACCACATTGATCTAGGACAATTAGGGCtgctgaaaaataaaatcatcagGATCCACCCCCACTCTGGAGGACTTGCAAGAACCAAGGACACAGGCAGGCAAAAATCGTCTTGGACCCTCCGCATCCTGGTCACCACCTCTTCCAGCACTGTCCCGCAGGTAGGTGCTATCAAACTATGCTCACTAAAACCAAGATACCTTCTAATAGCTCGTTCCCTCTTGTCTTCAATACCCTGAAACAGTTGACTTAAAATAGTGACACCTTGCAAATATTTGCCATCACTACACATCCCTGTCTGACCATGTTGATGATTGCAGTTTCAGCTCTCTTCATATTTGTTGAAATAACATTGATCGCTATTTCACAGTACTAAACAATGGCCAATTAGTGGGGATGTAATCAAATTGATTGGTAATTTGATTTTGGACCAATTgtcattgtaaacaattcagTCTCGATTTGTGGTTATTGATTCAAGGACGATATTGGTTCCTTTCGAACAATCCGATCTGAAACAATTTAGCGGCTGGAAATTGATTCTGTAACATTTTAAGCAACAAATCATTGAGTGTGACTGAAAGAAATACCTCAATTATGGACGGTGCAGGTGAATTTTCCTTACAATCCTGTTCTTTTATGTAAGGGAATGAGTtcaaattaattattataattaattaattatagtaAGCAAACAAATGCACAAGCATTCacactatctatctagctagctagctcctagCTAGCTATCTCTCAACTAACACTTTTCAACcaactatctagctagctaactatctagctagctaactagctaggtaGCTATGCTTCTATCTATGCTTTTATCTCTGCTTCTATCTCTACTTCTATCTATACTTCTATTTATACTTTTATAACGTAAACTAATCCCCCACATATGACTCAAAAGTAAGTTTGACGTCGAAGGTCTAACTGCTATTTATTTGTAACAGTGTAAAAGTCATACAGCACTAAAAGTCATTGCACCGGTTTGTTGCAATGCGGTCGGTGCAGTGAGCGAAGTCAGTCAAAGTAATGTTGCACTTTATTAGGGTTGCAACATTTATCGCCGTTCACACATTTAACCTTGCATGTGTAAACATGTTCAGGGATGCCAAATCAAGTACAAGAATGATCGCAAGCATGGGTGGAGTGAGCTTTGTATTTAAGACGGGGTACGTCCTCACCCTGCTCACCAATTGCTTTTTCCTCTTCACTCTTCGCGTCCACCTGAGCCTCCGGCTGACCCGCGTCCTCCAGTCAGGTAAGGATGATGTTCACTTAGCTGACAGGAGGATTTAATCCTTTCCAATCGGATTTTACACTTTTGCCCTTTTAGGGGCCCGTTCTTGTGTAAAGCATTCACAAATGTTATTTGGCACCACAGTTCATCATGTTTGTAGTTGTCGTGTTTGACACGTTTGTACCTCCACATTTCTAAACCAACTCAAACCAATATCAAATTATACTTAAGTATACAtaatatacttttaaaaaatcagCACATCCCTTGTGTAAATTCCCACTTTAAAGGAGAAAATGTACATCTAATTCAAATTTTTTACCTATTCAAATCATTAGGACTTTCGAATGTTCAACGCTTCTActgtaatactactactactactactactactaataataataataataataataataattttcctctagGAAAATTCCTAaattaaaagaaattaaaactttttctcaactgatttattaatcataacttcaaaatttgaaacatttaaaacaattacGACCAGCCCCAATATTTCCTTCAGAAAATTCTCAAACAAATGTAGAACTACATTTTTATAAGCCACCCCAAATTCAGAATTTCTGGACCAGCTCAATgattttaattacattattattattattttttactgattttaatttcctttttaaataattccacaattttGCATGAGAAAATCACCAAATAAAAGGATAATTCACCATTTTCAAACCAATTTAATCATTTTAACTTAagtgttcaacattttttatttattttatttttttttaattcctact
Coding sequences:
- the s100t gene encoding S100 calcium binding protein T isoform X3; translation: MSLPNAENASSLENAMQLMIQTFHKYSGNEGDKYTLSKAELKDMLTTELGNYLDKAQDKEAVENVMCSLDSNGDGEVDFTEFIYLVGALTVACNEFFLEFNEKPGKK
- the s100t gene encoding S100 calcium binding protein T isoform X2; the protein is MALHPRSLNGVCNLEQCWQLIGQQYRGRDSTNRVMSFTCLRAIRMSLPNAENASSLENAMQLMIQTFHKYSGNEGDKYTLSKAELKDMLTTELGNYLDKAQDKEAVENVMCSLDSNGDGEVDFTEFIYLVGALTVACNEFFLEFNEKPGKK
- the s100t gene encoding S100 calcium binding protein T isoform X1, whose protein sequence is MALHPRSLNGVCNLEQCWQLIGQQYRGRDSTNRVMSFTCLRAIRSVRSMSLPNAENASSLENAMQLMIQTFHKYSGNEGDKYTLSKAELKDMLTTELGNYLDKAQDKEAVENVMCSLDSNGDGEVDFTEFIYLVGALTVACNEFFLEFNEKPGKK